Proteins from one Pseudobdellovibrionaceae bacterium genomic window:
- the fliQ gene encoding flagellar biosynthesis protein FliQ — translation MTEELILRLGEEALKTTAMVSAPILIATLAVGLVISVFQALTQINEATLTFVPKMIVVGLIIIFAGGWMLDTLRVYTVQLFENLPTYVRE, via the coding sequence GTGACGGAAGAGCTCATTCTGCGTTTGGGTGAAGAAGCATTGAAGACGACGGCGATGGTTTCCGCGCCGATCCTGATCGCGACTTTGGCGGTCGGTCTGGTGATCTCGGTGTTTCAGGCGCTGACCCAGATCAACGAGGCCACCTTGACCTTCGTGCCGAAGATGATCGTGGTCGGTTTGATCATCATCTTCGCCGGCGGCTGGATGCTCGATACTTTGCGTGTGTATACGGTTCAGTTGTTCGAAAACTTGCCTACTTACGTCAGGGAATAA